In the Ursus arctos isolate Adak ecotype North America unplaced genomic scaffold, UrsArc2.0 scaffold_19, whole genome shotgun sequence genome, one interval contains:
- the SERTAD1 gene encoding SERTA domain-containing protein 1, producing MMLSKGLKRKREEEREKETLAVDAWWLDPSLPAAAQAPPAAASSSLFDLSVLKLHHSLRQGEPDLRHLVLVVNTLRRIQASMAPAPTLPPVPSPPTAPCAADSLLASSDAALSASMASLLEDLSHIEGLSQAPQPLVDEGPPGRPVGGSPPSLGALDLLGPATGCLLDDELEGLFEDIDTSMYDSELWAPASEGLKPGPEDGPGKEEALELDEAELDYLLDVLVGTQALERPPGPGR from the coding sequence atGATGCTGAGCAAAGGTCTGAAGCGCAAGCGGGAGGAGGAGCGGGAGAAGGAAACCCTGGCAGTGGACGCCTGGTGGCTGGATCCCAGCCTCCCCGCAGCGGCACAGGCCCCCCCGGCCGCGGCGTCCAGTTCCCTCTTTGACCTTTCGGTGCTCAAGCTCCACCACAGCCTGCGGCAGGGTGAGCCGGACCTGCGGCACCTGGTTCTGGTAGTGAACACGCTGCGGCGTATCCAGGCGTCCATGGCACCCGCCCCGACCCTGCCACCTGTGCCCAGCCCCCCTACGGCCCCTTGTGCGGCTGACAGCCTGCTGGCCAGCTCTGACGCCGCCCTCTCGGCCTCCATGGCCAGCCTTCTGGAGGACCTCAGCCATATTGAGGGCCTGAGCCAGGCCCCCCAGCCCTTGGTGGATGAGGGGCCCCCAGGCCGCCCCGTCGGTGGATCCCCACCCAGCCTGGGGGCTTTGGACCTGCTGGGCCCAGCCACTGGCTGTCTGCTGGACGATGAGCTGGAGGGCCTGTTTGAGGACATCGACACCTCTATGTATGACAGTGAACTTTGGGCACCAGCCTCCGAGGGCCTCAAACCTGGCCCCGAGGACGGGCCTGGCAAGGAGGAAGCTCTGGAGTTGGATGAGGCCGAGCTGGACTACCTTCTGGACGTGTTGGTGGGCACACAGGCACTGGAGCGGCCGCCGGGTCCGGGGCGCTGA